From a region of the Deltaproteobacteria bacterium genome:
- a CDS encoding L,D-transpeptidase family protein has protein sequence MCRISNPSLFCNRLRLTALCIFIFSLSGCAAMKSVLTAPLFPGHREKEIERNRFPVARGEDVIGRLAAIRLEKGDTLPDIARHFSLGINAISAANPGVDVWVPEAGERVLLPLSFILPDTPRKGIVVNLPTMRLFQYKEDGTSLLVTTYPIGIGTDERPTPTGQMHVVRKAARPTWHVPASIAEDHRKKGDILPKAVPPGPDNPLGEYALYLSKSGYLIHGTNKPASIGLTATNGCLRLYPENVKLLFDDTPVKTPVLIVNQPYLLGQRNGVLYLESHAPPEGSSALESVKLHKKLNAIEKKAQRTLDWKKVKEVQAEARGIPVPILELSQGSQKEVAKPVEVEHPERLYGKPEIPALNMLAWYVLAGDVPDKIEAQRLAAIINHQGPQIPARVFQKSDRYRVIAGPFDDGSEAIKAAKRLKIDLDIDSIVIEPDKNG, from the coding sequence ATGTGCCGAATCAGTAATCCATCACTTTTCTGCAACCGGCTTCGTTTGACGGCTCTCTGCATATTCATCTTCTCTCTCTCTGGATGTGCCGCAATGAAAAGTGTTCTGACTGCGCCGCTTTTTCCAGGCCATCGCGAAAAGGAGATCGAGCGAAACAGGTTCCCGGTTGCTCGAGGAGAAGACGTCATTGGCCGGCTGGCGGCTATCAGGCTTGAAAAGGGAGATACGCTCCCGGATATTGCTCGACACTTCAGTTTGGGGATCAATGCAATCAGTGCGGCGAATCCAGGGGTAGACGTATGGGTACCTGAGGCCGGAGAGCGTGTCCTGTTACCTCTGAGTTTTATCCTGCCGGACACTCCCAGAAAAGGGATTGTGGTCAACCTGCCCACCATGAGGCTCTTTCAGTATAAAGAGGATGGGACGTCCTTGTTGGTGACGACCTACCCGATCGGTATCGGCACCGACGAGCGGCCTACCCCCACAGGCCAGATGCATGTGGTGCGCAAGGCAGCCCGGCCTACCTGGCATGTTCCTGCTTCGATTGCCGAGGACCATCGCAAGAAAGGGGATATCCTCCCCAAGGCCGTCCCGCCGGGGCCTGATAATCCCTTGGGGGAATACGCGCTCTACTTGAGCAAATCGGGTTATTTGATCCACGGCACCAATAAACCGGCCAGCATCGGCCTTACAGCAACCAATGGCTGCCTGAGGCTCTATCCGGAAAACGTGAAGTTGCTCTTCGATGACACTCCGGTGAAAACGCCTGTGCTCATTGTCAACCAGCCTTATCTCTTAGGGCAACGTAATGGCGTACTGTACCTGGAATCTCATGCGCCTCCGGAAGGGTCGAGTGCTCTTGAGTCGGTGAAACTCCATAAAAAATTGAATGCAATTGAAAAGAAAGCCCAGCGCACGCTCGACTGGAAAAAAGTCAAGGAAGTACAGGCTGAGGCCCGTGGGATTCCGGTTCCCATCTTAGAGTTGAGTCAGGGCAGTCAAAAAGAGGTCGCGAAACCTGTAGAAGTCGAGCACCCGGAGAGATTGTACGGAAAACCGGAAATACCGGCACTGAATATGCTTGCATGGTATGTATTGGCTGGGGATGTGCCTGACAAGATTGAAGCGCAGAGGCTTGCCGCCATCATCAATCACCAGGGGCCGCAAATCCCGGCACGGGTGTTCCAAAAGAGCGATCGCTACCGCGTTATCGCCGGCCCGTTCGATGACGGAAGTGAAGCAATAAAGGCAGCGAAACGCCTGAAAATAGATCTGGATATTGACAGTATCGTAATCGAACCTGACAAAAATGGATAA
- a CDS encoding PIN domain-containing protein → MIVVDTSIWSLAFRRRSWPKGATPGAVKLLQKLTREKQQVVVPGVVLQELLSGVKDPAQGERIKGLMEGYPLIPATKEQHVEAANISNGCRKAGVSAATIDCLIAAQCILLNGVLLTLDDDFKRISGCCGLRIYPIPVDSYAPAGSR, encoded by the coding sequence TTGATCGTTGTCGACACCTCGATTTGGTCTCTGGCGTTCCGCCGGCGTAGCTGGCCGAAGGGGGCCACGCCTGGTGCCGTAAAACTGCTTCAGAAGTTAACTCGAGAAAAGCAGCAGGTGGTAGTGCCCGGTGTTGTCCTTCAGGAGCTGTTGTCTGGAGTTAAAGATCCGGCCCAAGGGGAGCGGATCAAGGGATTGATGGAGGGGTACCCTCTGATTCCGGCAACCAAAGAGCAACATGTCGAGGCAGCGAATATATCCAATGGTTGCAGAAAGGCGGGGGTGTCCGCCGCAACGATTGATTGCCTGATTGCTGCGCAATGCATATTGCTGAATGGGGTACTTCTAACCCTGGATGACGATTTCAAGCGAATCTCCGGATGTTGCGGATTACGGATCTACCCGATTCCAGTCGATTCGTATGCGCCTGCAGGGTCTCGCTGA